The Neorhodopirellula lusitana genome includes a window with the following:
- the arsC gene encoding arsenate reductase (glutaredoxin) (This arsenate reductase requires both glutathione and glutaredoxin to convert arsenate to arsenite, after which the efflux transporter formed by ArsA and ArsB can extrude the arsenite from the cell, providing resistance.) yields MTTLYHNPRCSKSRAAVALLEEHGLEFETVKYLQDAPNEKELTKIVKMLGIPPSKLVRKGEKRFKELDLANQDLTDKQWIAILAENPVLIERPIVVHNGKAAIGRPLENVTEILNQ; encoded by the coding sequence ATGACCACTCTCTATCACAACCCTCGCTGTTCCAAGTCTCGCGCCGCAGTGGCACTACTCGAAGAACATGGCCTGGAATTCGAGACCGTGAAGTATCTGCAGGACGCGCCCAACGAAAAGGAGCTCACCAAAATTGTCAAAATGCTGGGCATCCCACCGAGCAAGCTGGTCCGTAAAGGCGAAAAGCGATTCAAAGAACTCGACCTAGCCAATCAAGATCTGACCGACAAACAGTGGATCGCCATCTTGGCTGAAAACCCCGTACTGATCGAACGCCCGATCGTCGTGCACAATGGCAAAGCCGCAATCGGTCGTCCGCTCGAAAACGTGACTGAAATCCTAAACCAATAA
- a CDS encoding ribonucleotide-diphosphate reductase subunit beta yields MTQPTLPTAAAINTSNRFSASDKRLINCNQVDVNQLMPLKYHWAWEHYNNGCANHWMPTEVPMTKDIETWRGNQLTEAERRVIMRNLGFFSTAESLVGNNLVLAIFKHVTNAECRQYLLRQAFEEAVHSHTFLYVVDSLGLDEGEVFNMYHEVPSIARKDAFETELTAEVMDPNFSTATDEGAQAFLKNLIGYYLIMEGVFFYTGFVMMLSFHRRNLMTGIGEQFQYILRDETIHLNFGIDLINGIKAENPQLWTPEFQQAMIDRVKQAVELELDYAADCLPNGIMGLNEDLFRDYVQHIADRRLERIGLPMQYGSTNPFPWMSETMDLAKEKNFFETRVTEYQAAGSLNWD; encoded by the coding sequence ATGACACAACCCACACTCCCGACCGCTGCCGCCATCAACACCTCGAATCGCTTTAGCGCCTCCGATAAACGCCTGATCAATTGCAACCAAGTTGACGTCAATCAACTCATGCCGTTGAAGTACCACTGGGCTTGGGAACACTACAACAACGGTTGTGCGAATCACTGGATGCCCACCGAGGTTCCGATGACAAAGGACATCGAAACCTGGCGCGGCAATCAGTTAACCGAAGCTGAACGTCGCGTCATCATGCGGAATCTTGGCTTCTTCTCCACCGCTGAGAGTCTGGTGGGCAATAACCTGGTACTCGCGATCTTCAAACACGTCACCAACGCTGAATGCCGACAATACCTGTTGCGACAAGCGTTCGAAGAAGCCGTTCACTCACACACGTTCTTGTACGTCGTCGACAGCCTCGGACTGGATGAAGGCGAGGTGTTCAACATGTATCACGAGGTGCCCTCGATCGCTCGCAAAGACGCGTTCGAAACCGAACTGACCGCCGAAGTCATGGACCCGAACTTCTCCACCGCCACGGACGAAGGAGCCCAAGCATTTCTCAAAAATTTGATCGGTTACTACCTGATCATGGAAGGCGTGTTTTTCTACACCGGCTTTGTGATGATGCTGTCATTCCATCGCCGCAACCTGATGACCGGAATCGGCGAACAGTTCCAGTACATCCTGCGCGACGAAACAATTCACCTGAACTTCGGAATCGATCTGATCAACGGCATCAAAGCCGAAAACCCGCAATTGTGGACTCCGGAATTCCAGCAAGCGATGATCGACCGCGTCAAACAGGCTGTCGAACTGGAGTTGGACTACGCCGCCGACTGCCTTCCCAACGGCATCATGGGACTCAACGAAGACCTCTTCCGCGACTACGTCCAACACATCGCCGACCGCCGACTCGAGCGGATTGGGCTGCCGATGCAGTACGGTTCGACCAACCCATTTCCCTGGATGAGCGAGACGATGGACCTCGCCAAAGAAAAGAACTTCTTCGAAACCCGAGTCACCGAGTATCAAGCCGCCGGCAGCCTCAACTGGGACTGA
- a CDS encoding ribonucleoside-diphosphate reductase subunit alpha: protein MESSAENTRTGVVRKRDGREIEFDPRRVQTAIEKAFRAELNLADGQPLASDVIEHITQIVSQIEDVILRPERSSPVTVEQIQDIVEIGLMKREHFHVARRYILYRTEHARIRAIRGTDAGLDSLDQSLQASNNIEPRVQVELEPGVRVPFDEKRIARFLAKCPESRLPEVDTNAIVAEVVRGAFDGMTPDDVTRALVLSTRSRIERDPAYDALAAQLQRSIIYRQSLGKTQFDEGYAASYRDHFEHYIIEGVRAKRLSNDLRAFDLNKIAAALLPERDEQFRYLGIQTIYDRYLLHIEGRRIETPQYFWMRVAMGLALAETENREERAIEFYDLLSSMRFTSATPTLFNSGTLHPQLSSCYLTTIQDDLQHIFKCVGDNAVLSKWAGGLGNDWTNIRATGARINGTNGESQGVIPFLKIVNDAAVAVNQGGKRKGAVCAYMEPWHLDFVEFLDLRKNTGDDRRRTHDMHTAAWIPDLFMQRLRDGGTWTLFSPDEVPDLHDLYGADFKARYEFYESEAQAGRIRQHRAMPASDLWRKLLTRLFETGHPWVTFKDPSNIRSPQDHTGVVHSSNLCTEILLNTSADETAVCNLGSINLSAHIIDGVLNHDLLRRTVTTAMRMLDNVVDINYYPTPEAKNANARHRPVGLGLMGYQDALHELRIPMASQAAVDFADQSMEAISYFAILASSELARDRGKYASYDGSKWDRGLLPIDTLDLLEQGRGETIDIDRTTTLDWQVVRNSIAQHGMRNSNCLAIAPTATISTIIGCTQSIEPTYKQLYSKSNLSGEFTQTNHRLVHELKSQGLWDAEMLDALKHFDGTVRDIPRLPENVKELFATAFEIQPDWLIAAAAKRQKWIDQGQSLNLYMAQPSGKAIDAMYILAWKSGLKTTYYLRSLAATQVEKSTVDINRHGIQPRWMKSQSQSGTIRVDRVVTPAACSIDDPDCEACQ from the coding sequence ATGGAATCTTCAGCGGAAAACACACGTACCGGAGTGGTTCGCAAACGTGACGGTCGCGAAATTGAATTTGATCCACGGCGAGTTCAAACCGCTATCGAAAAGGCGTTCCGAGCCGAACTGAACCTCGCCGACGGACAACCATTGGCCAGCGATGTGATCGAACACATCACTCAAATCGTTTCCCAGATCGAAGACGTGATTTTACGTCCCGAACGCTCCTCGCCCGTCACCGTCGAACAGATTCAAGACATCGTTGAAATCGGGCTGATGAAACGTGAGCACTTTCACGTCGCCCGCCGTTACATCCTGTACCGCACCGAACACGCACGCATTCGTGCAATTCGCGGCACCGACGCTGGACTGGACTCACTCGATCAATCGCTGCAAGCATCAAACAACATCGAGCCACGAGTCCAAGTGGAATTGGAACCTGGCGTCCGCGTCCCGTTCGACGAAAAACGCATCGCCCGCTTCCTGGCCAAGTGTCCCGAATCGAGACTTCCCGAAGTCGACACCAATGCGATCGTGGCCGAAGTCGTTCGTGGTGCCTTCGATGGCATGACACCCGACGATGTCACGCGAGCGTTGGTGTTATCCACCCGCAGTCGCATCGAACGCGATCCCGCCTACGACGCACTGGCCGCGCAACTGCAACGTTCCATCATCTATCGTCAATCACTTGGCAAAACACAATTCGACGAAGGCTATGCGGCAAGCTATCGCGACCACTTTGAACACTACATTATCGAAGGCGTCCGAGCCAAACGCCTATCGAACGATCTTCGTGCATTCGACTTGAACAAGATCGCGGCTGCTCTCCTTCCCGAACGCGACGAGCAGTTCCGCTATCTCGGCATCCAAACGATCTATGATCGCTACCTGCTGCATATCGAAGGTCGCCGCATCGAAACGCCGCAATACTTCTGGATGCGCGTCGCGATGGGCTTGGCACTCGCCGAAACCGAAAATCGCGAAGAACGCGCCATCGAATTCTATGACCTGCTCTCATCGATGCGGTTCACCAGTGCCACGCCGACGCTTTTCAATTCCGGCACGCTGCATCCCCAGCTAAGCAGTTGCTATCTCACCACGATCCAAGACGACCTGCAGCACATCTTCAAGTGCGTTGGCGACAACGCGGTGCTGTCCAAGTGGGCGGGCGGTCTTGGCAACGACTGGACCAACATTCGCGCCACCGGAGCTCGCATTAACGGCACCAATGGCGAGAGCCAAGGTGTGATCCCGTTCCTGAAAATCGTCAACGACGCCGCCGTCGCAGTCAACCAAGGTGGGAAACGCAAAGGCGCAGTGTGTGCCTACATGGAACCCTGGCACCTAGACTTCGTCGAGTTCTTGGATTTGCGTAAGAACACCGGTGACGATCGCCGGCGAACCCACGACATGCACACCGCCGCGTGGATTCCTGACTTGTTCATGCAACGACTTCGCGACGGCGGCACCTGGACGCTATTCAGTCCCGATGAAGTCCCTGACCTGCACGACCTGTACGGAGCCGACTTCAAGGCCCGTTACGAGTTCTACGAATCCGAAGCCCAAGCCGGTCGCATCCGCCAACACCGTGCGATGCCCGCGTCCGACTTGTGGCGGAAACTTTTAACGCGACTGTTCGAAACCGGTCATCCTTGGGTGACCTTCAAAGACCCGTCCAACATTCGCTCCCCGCAAGATCACACCGGAGTCGTCCACAGCAGCAATCTCTGTACCGAAATCCTGCTCAACACCAGCGCCGACGAGACGGCTGTCTGCAACCTGGGTTCAATCAATTTGTCGGCCCACATCATCGATGGAGTATTGAATCACGACTTGCTTCGCCGCACCGTCACCACCGCGATGCGGATGCTCGACAACGTCGTGGACATCAACTACTACCCGACCCCGGAAGCAAAAAACGCCAACGCTCGACATCGTCCCGTCGGTCTCGGATTGATGGGATACCAAGACGCACTGCACGAACTGCGAATCCCAATGGCCAGTCAAGCGGCGGTCGACTTTGCCGATCAAAGCATGGAAGCAATCAGCTACTTCGCGATCCTGGCCTCGTCCGAACTGGCACGTGACCGCGGCAAGTACGCTTCCTATGACGGGTCCAAATGGGACCGTGGGTTGCTACCAATCGACACCCTCGACCTGCTCGAACAGGGCCGTGGCGAAACCATCGATATCGATCGCACCACGACGCTGGACTGGCAAGTCGTTCGCAATTCCATCGCCCAACACGGCATGCGAAACAGCAACTGTTTGGCGATCGCACCGACCGCCACCATCTCGACCATCATCGGATGCACTCAGTCGATCGAACCGACCTACAAACAGCTCTATTCCAAGAGCAACCTGTCGGGCGAGTTCACGCAAACCAACCACCGCTTGGTTCACGAACTCAAGTCACAAGGTTTATGGGATGCGGAAATGCTCGATGCTTTGAAACACTTCGACGGCACTGTCCGGGACATCCCACGTCTTCCGGAAAACGTGAAAGAGCTGTTCGCGACCGCCTTTGAGATCCAGCCCGACTGGCTGATCGCCGCTGCCGCGAAACGTCAAAAATGGATCGACCAAGGCCAATCGTTGAATCTGTACATGGCCCAGCCCAGCGGTAAAGCGATCGACGCGATGTACATACTGGCGTGGAAGAGCGGTCTGAAGACGACGTACTACTTGCGTTCCTTGGCGGCCACCCAGGTCGAAAAATCGACCGTCGATATCAATCGACACGGCATCCAACCCCGCTGGATGAAATCGCAAAGTCAATCCGGCACCATTCGAGTTGACCGAGTCGTCACCCCGGCCGCGTGCAGCATTGACGATCCCGACTGCGAAGCCTGCCAGTAA
- a CDS encoding ABC transporter permease: protein MTLRNIVQRPLRSGLTLVAVALAVCAVVSLVGIANGFKDSFLDYYQGAGVDLIVVRSGSVRSSTSTLDESLGDRIAMLDGVTDVIPGLSDIVSFTEVGLYVVPVSGLKPETQVIEAMEPVAGRRLLQSDKRAVMVGITLAETLGKKVGETLDIVEGEGYEIVGIYESFNVIQNGSLVVSIGELQRLMGREGEVSGFSIVTTDATDEALLERISADIEAMQPDLKARPTREHIESLSEIRLAVAMAWLTSMLATIIGSIGVLNTMLMSIQERTLEIGVLRAIGWTRKRIISMVLLESILLCLLGAILGITVALFLVSMLTHMPAVNGLIEGKIRTGIVMQGLLIAIVVGFLGGLLPALAASKMSPAEALRH from the coding sequence ATGACGCTCCGAAACATCGTCCAACGTCCCCTGCGCAGCGGGCTGACGCTGGTTGCGGTGGCGCTCGCGGTTTGTGCAGTGGTGTCACTGGTCGGTATCGCCAACGGATTCAAAGACTCGTTCTTGGACTACTACCAAGGCGCAGGTGTCGACCTGATCGTCGTTCGTTCAGGCAGCGTTCGCAGCTCAACTAGCACACTCGATGAATCCCTTGGTGACCGCATCGCAATGCTCGATGGAGTCACAGATGTAATCCCAGGACTCTCCGACATCGTCTCGTTCACCGAGGTCGGCTTGTACGTCGTACCCGTCAGTGGGCTGAAACCGGAAACCCAAGTAATCGAAGCGATGGAACCGGTCGCCGGCCGGCGTTTGCTGCAATCCGACAAGCGAGCCGTGATGGTCGGTATCACGCTGGCCGAAACACTCGGCAAGAAGGTGGGCGAAACCCTCGATATCGTCGAGGGTGAGGGCTACGAAATCGTCGGCATCTATGAAAGCTTCAATGTGATTCAAAACGGATCGCTGGTTGTGTCAATCGGCGAGTTGCAACGCTTGATGGGACGCGAAGGGGAAGTATCTGGTTTCAGCATCGTCACCACCGATGCAACCGACGAAGCGTTACTCGAACGAATCTCTGCCGACATTGAAGCCATGCAACCCGATCTCAAAGCTCGTCCCACACGCGAACATATCGAGTCACTCTCCGAAATACGGCTTGCCGTTGCCATGGCATGGCTCACATCCATGCTCGCAACCATCATCGGCAGCATCGGGGTGCTGAACACAATGTTGATGTCGATCCAAGAACGCACGCTCGAGATCGGCGTGCTTCGCGCGATCGGCTGGACTCGCAAAAGAATCATTTCAATGGTCCTGCTCGAATCCATCTTGCTCTGTCTACTGGGTGCTATCCTTGGAATCACGGTCGCGTTATTCCTGGTTTCTATGCTGACCCATATGCCAGCGGTCAACGGATTGATTGAAGGCAAGATCCGCACCGGCATCGTCATGCAAGGCCTGCTGATCGCGATCGTGGTCGGTTTCCTAGGCGGCCTCCTACCCGCCTTGGCCGCATCCAAAATGTCCCCCGCCGAAGCACTAAGGCACTAG